Proteins encoded within one genomic window of Mycolicibacterium aubagnense:
- a CDS encoding MFS transporter: MSRARVKPWLAVAAGVFCIGWGGNQFTPMLIEYVHRAGYSRVDVDVLLGAYVLGLIPGLLVAAAMSNRYGRRPLMIAGLISSAVGSMILATGELGGFPALFVGRLLCGLSVGVAMAVGSTWIAELSAPPYDTAAAGAGARRASIWLSLGLAIGPLCSGLLAQFAPLPLTLTYLVQAALCAPALWLTLTRTVETRSARVSGDLLSQLRVPAATHRRFVRVVAPMAPWVFGSAAIAYAIVPALVADSLGSWALLYTAGLTVLTLACGVLVQPIARRLDDHSSARAVVVSMVLMSAGVFAAVATAVTRSPAIAVLVAMLLGSAYGIAIVSGLLEIQRIAQPHELAGVSGVYYSLAYVGFLLPAVLAALAHYVSYPAMLTVVGLLAAVCTAICAAGWSKHLPARA; the protein is encoded by the coding sequence ATGAGCCGCGCACGCGTGAAGCCGTGGCTCGCCGTCGCCGCCGGTGTCTTCTGTATCGGTTGGGGCGGAAATCAATTCACGCCGATGCTGATCGAATATGTGCACCGCGCAGGTTACTCCCGCGTGGATGTCGACGTCCTGTTGGGCGCCTATGTGCTGGGCCTGATCCCCGGGCTGCTGGTGGCCGCGGCGATGTCGAACCGCTATGGGCGCCGGCCGCTGATGATCGCCGGCCTCATCAGTTCGGCGGTGGGCAGCATGATCTTGGCGACCGGCGAACTCGGCGGATTCCCAGCACTTTTCGTGGGCCGGTTGCTGTGCGGACTGAGCGTGGGCGTCGCGATGGCCGTCGGGTCCACCTGGATCGCCGAGTTGTCCGCGCCGCCGTACGACACGGCCGCCGCCGGTGCCGGTGCGCGCCGGGCCTCGATCTGGCTGTCGCTCGGGCTGGCGATCGGGCCGTTGTGCTCGGGCCTGCTGGCGCAGTTCGCGCCGTTGCCGTTGACCCTGACGTACCTGGTGCAGGCCGCGCTGTGCGCTCCGGCGCTGTGGCTGACGCTGACGCGGACGGTGGAGACCCGGAGTGCCCGGGTCAGCGGAGACCTGTTGTCCCAGTTGCGTGTTCCGGCCGCGACGCACCGCCGTTTCGTCCGCGTGGTGGCCCCGATGGCGCCATGGGTGTTCGGCTCCGCCGCTATCGCGTACGCCATCGTGCCGGCATTGGTCGCCGATAGCCTCGGCTCCTGGGCACTGCTGTACACCGCGGGCCTGACGGTGTTGACGCTGGCCTGCGGTGTGCTGGTGCAGCCGATCGCCCGGCGGTTGGACGACCACTCCAGCGCCCGCGCCGTCGTGGTGTCCATGGTGCTGATGTCGGCGGGAGTGTTCGCTGCTGTCGCCACCGCGGTCACGCGGTCGCCGGCCATCGCGGTGCTGGTGGCCATGCTGCTGGGCAGCGCCTACGGCATTGCCATCGTGTCCGGGCTGCTGGAGATTCAGCGCATCGCCCAGCCCCACGAGCTGGCCGGGGTGTCCGGCGTGTACTACTCGCTGGCGTACGTGGGCTTCCTGCTGCCGGCGGTGCTGGCCGCACTGGCGCACTACGTCAGCTACCCGGCGATGCTCACCGTGGTGGGCCTACTGGCGGCGGTGTGCACCGCGATCTGCGCGGCGGGCTGGTCCAAGCACCTGCCGGCCCGCGCTTGA
- a CDS encoding GntR family transcriptional regulator — protein MAIEQTPASERAYRDTKTKILVGAVKGGQLLSEVEVAAELGVSRTPVHEAFLRLAAEDLLDLLPRRGAVVVPIPPHEATDLLEMRLALEGSAVRRLCRSAAAAQAASAELARLIDGQRAAAADLVRFAELDDAFHRHIVDAAGNRISQRFYCSLGDRQRRMMADAVQADRTLVDRLITEHAQLAHAIGTRDATAFDARLLAHLESTYEVVLR, from the coding sequence GTGGCCATCGAACAGACCCCCGCCAGCGAGCGCGCCTACCGGGACACCAAGACCAAGATCCTGGTAGGTGCGGTCAAAGGTGGGCAGCTGCTGAGCGAGGTCGAGGTGGCGGCGGAGCTCGGGGTGAGTCGTACGCCCGTGCACGAAGCCTTCCTGCGGCTGGCGGCCGAAGACCTCCTTGACCTCCTGCCGCGCCGGGGTGCGGTCGTCGTGCCCATCCCGCCGCACGAGGCCACCGACCTGCTCGAGATGCGCCTGGCGCTGGAGGGCAGCGCCGTGCGCCGGCTCTGCCGCTCGGCGGCCGCCGCGCAGGCGGCGTCCGCCGAGCTCGCCCGTCTCATCGACGGGCAGCGCGCCGCCGCCGCGGATCTGGTGCGCTTCGCCGAGCTCGACGACGCCTTCCATCGGCACATCGTCGATGCCGCCGGGAACCGCATCTCGCAGCGGTTCTACTGCTCGTTGGGCGACCGGCAGCGCCGGATGATGGCTGACGCCGTGCAGGCCGACCGGACCCTCGTCGACCGCCTCATCACCGAGCACGCACAGCTGGCCCATGCCATCGGTACCCGCGACGCGACGGCGTTCGACGCCCGGTTGCTCGCTCACCTCGAGTCGACGTACGAGGTGGTGCTGCGATGA
- a CDS encoding M28 family peptidase has translation MRRVTIAGLLTAVLAACAPPPPAPAPPPPPAPDLARELAAKVGTDGIYTHLKKFAAIAADNKGTRADGTPGYQASVDYVANLLRDKGFDVQTPEYVRVVRGAPGNPVLDVGGLRWSVVQASLLASTAPGGLSAPTLHPVKPAGCAADDYGTLNLRGAIAVVDDLGCSVVDKQNAAVARGAVAVLVVSPPSPNGAPRGLFSPGYYEHLNTPVGIIGKDADAALLKTNAPVKLTLDAKNSGVKSRNVLAQTKTGDQHSVVLAGAHLDSAPGSAGINDAATGVSALLETAAALGGSPKIANAVRFTFWGSGAVGQEGATKYVRGLAAEPLNDIALYLDFDILGSPNAGFFTFDGDQSGQANPELPLDAIPAGSAGIERTLAGYLYLAGKRPADMTMDLGSGYGPFLTAGVPVGGLSTGTSQRKSAIQARLWGGQVGVAFDPGYGATGDTVEQLNRDALAVTGPAVAFAVGTYAQSLTGPNGVPLHDQRHRQAGK, from the coding sequence ATGAGGCGCGTCACGATCGCCGGCCTGTTGACCGCGGTCCTGGCGGCGTGCGCGCCACCTCCACCGGCCCCCGCCCCGCCGCCCCCGCCCGCCCCTGACCTCGCGCGCGAGTTGGCCGCCAAGGTGGGCACCGACGGCATCTACACGCATCTGAAGAAGTTCGCCGCCATCGCCGCGGACAACAAGGGCACCCGCGCCGACGGCACGCCCGGCTACCAGGCCAGCGTGGACTATGTGGCGAACCTGCTGCGGGACAAAGGGTTCGACGTGCAGACCCCTGAGTATGTGCGGGTGGTGCGCGGTGCGCCCGGCAATCCGGTGCTGGACGTCGGTGGCCTCCGCTGGTCCGTCGTACAGGCGTCACTGCTGGCGTCCACCGCGCCGGGCGGTCTGAGCGCGCCGACCTTGCACCCGGTCAAGCCGGCCGGCTGCGCGGCGGACGACTACGGCACGCTCAACCTGCGCGGAGCCATCGCGGTGGTCGATGACCTGGGCTGCTCGGTCGTCGACAAGCAGAACGCGGCGGTGGCCCGTGGCGCGGTCGCAGTTCTGGTGGTCAGCCCGCCCAGCCCGAACGGAGCGCCGCGCGGGTTGTTCAGTCCCGGTTACTACGAACACCTCAATACGCCGGTAGGCATCATCGGCAAGGACGCCGATGCCGCCCTGCTGAAAACCAATGCGCCGGTGAAGCTCACCCTCGATGCCAAGAACTCCGGCGTGAAATCGCGAAACGTCTTGGCCCAGACCAAGACCGGTGATCAGCACAGTGTCGTGTTGGCAGGTGCGCATCTCGACAGCGCGCCGGGGAGCGCGGGCATCAACGATGCCGCCACCGGGGTGTCCGCGTTGCTCGAGACGGCGGCCGCGCTCGGCGGCTCGCCGAAGATCGCGAACGCGGTGCGGTTCACCTTCTGGGGTTCGGGGGCGGTGGGCCAGGAAGGTGCCACCAAGTACGTGCGTGGGTTGGCCGCCGAACCGCTGAATGACATTGCGCTGTATCTGGATTTCGACATTCTCGGCTCGCCCAATGCCGGGTTCTTCACGTTCGACGGCGACCAGTCGGGCCAGGCCAACCCTGAGCTCCCCCTCGACGCGATACCTGCTGGGTCGGCCGGTATCGAGCGCACGCTGGCCGGATATCTGTACCTCGCCGGCAAGCGTCCCGCGGACATGACGATGGATCTGGGCAGCGGTTACGGTCCGTTCCTCACCGCCGGGGTGCCGGTCGGTGGCCTCTCGACCGGTACCTCACAACGCAAGTCGGCGATCCAGGCCAGATTGTGGGGTGGACAGGTGGGCGTTGCCTTCGATCCCGGGTACGGGGCGACGGGCGACACCGTCGAGCAGCTGAATCGGGACGCCCTGGCTGTGACAGGGCCGGCCGTCGCATTTGCGGTCGGCACTTATGCGCAGTCGTTGACCGGACCGAATGGCGTGCCGCTGCACGACCAGCGCCACCGGCAAGCAGGCAAGTAA